In Gadus morhua chromosome 2, gadMor3.0, whole genome shotgun sequence, a single window of DNA contains:
- the LOC115556914 gene encoding uncharacterized protein LOC115556914 yields the protein MDFFLFYFIFLRILFFSSVFLPAQMSTPAKLRIIFDDHTVHKLLLPSGIPSTLQDLKLVIQSTFSTPDGFTLMHQDVEFGGQFFTLTSIEDVQDMGTLKVVQVEAVILNLSAVEEEDDNLPESDVMSSTSLASQDTVLLSLSSDESPASYRSRPWPRQFDIPPFSFEIQLLLEAGNRAYNANGTLLNNPKVTRSVLEKLAEIMFQYTAYPTGIQVMHVVEALAEKYPCLKEPGSFNGMYGWQPRIKYKMANYRAKVRGLQIACPELEVNSSRKMTSRPKGLKRPKKAEVNYLPPLPHGETKETMEEERVVLLTEVKKTNNNKIISEKMEKTFPYRRLEVVNQMPAVPDVMERWPALFYESQVKEEFKRITTINLDRTFLTKMDFYTPKLLTVFKTKIKSVLESLNQH from the exons atggatttttttttattttattttatttttttaaggattttatttttttccagtgTCTTCCTGCCTGCTCAGATGTCCACCCCAGCAAAGCTACGGATCATTTTTGATGATCATACAGTGCACAAATTGCTTCTGCCATCAGGTATCCCCAGTACTCTACAGGATCTCAAGCTTGTCATCCAGAGCACATTCAGCACTCCAGATGGCTTTACTCTGATGCATCAAGATGTGGAGTTTGGGGGTCAGTTCTTCACATTGACGTCTATAGAAGATGTGCAAGACATGGGTACCCTGAAAGTTGTCCAAGTTGAAGCAGTCATTTTAAATCTCAGCGCTGTGGAAGAAGAAGATGACAACTTACCAGAATCAGACGTCATGTCATCCACATCTTTAGCATCCCAGGACACCGTTTTGCTTTCTTTATCATCTGATGAAAGTCCTGCATCATACCGTTCCCGACCATGGCCAAGACAGTTCGATATTCCACCATTTTCCTTTGAAATTCAGCTCTTGCTGGAGGCAGGAAACCGAGCTTACAACGCCAATGGAACTCTCTTAAACAACCCAAAAGTGACAAGAAGCGTTCTCGAGAAATTAGCTGAGATAATGTTTCAATACACAGCTTACCCAACAGGAATCCAAGTGATGCACGTAGTTGAGGCCTTGGCTGAGAAGTATCCATGCCTCAAAGAGCCAGGCTCATTCAATGGCATGTATGGATGGCAACCAAGAATCAAGTATAAAATGGCCAATTATCGGGCAAAAGTAAGAGGGCTCCAAATTGCCTGTCCAGAGCTAGAGGTGAACTCTTCAAGAAAGATGACTTCCCGTCCCAAAGGCCTCAAAAGACCCAAAAAGGCTGAAGTAAATTATTTGCCGCCATTGCCACATGgagaaacaaaagaaacaatGGAAGAAGAGAGGGTGGTTCTACTCACAGAAGTGAAAAagaccaacaacaacaagattATCAGTGAGAAAATGGAGAAGACCTTTCCATATCGGCGGTTGGAGGTTGTCAACCAGATGCCTGCTGTCCCAGATGTCATGGAGAGATGGCCTGCCCTTTTCTACGAATCTCAG gtGAAGGAGGAGTTCAAGAGGATCACAACTATCAACCTGGACCGAACCTTTTTGACTAAGATGGATTTCTACACTCCAAAACTCCTGACTGTTTTcaagacaaaaataaaaagtgtgtTGGAGTCACTCAATCAG CATTGA